One window from the genome of Dyadobacter sp. CECT 9275 encodes:
- a CDS encoding helicase HerA domain-containing protein: MAAIETGLRQAEALNSKMNDLRERLEKHINLKHYTDNHKNVSPKGNAKLMRICLIAGLSDNEKRNKEVLNIQMSSNSIHPTLFTVHNLNGMLSSMIKLRYHDLEINWEDNITKSKVVNAEIFRGFDMLMKGDTLHEWLKVSTTASIKAGQIPLLNLNIGNYDGDISAYLDMNSKNVTNTQILIAGSTGSGKSNLLAVLMNEMRSLSVES; encoded by the coding sequence ATGGCAGCAATAGAAACAGGATTACGACAAGCAGAAGCATTGAATTCAAAAATGAATGATTTGCGAGAGCGTTTAGAGAAACACATCAATTTAAAACACTATACCGATAATCATAAAAATGTAAGTCCGAAAGGAAATGCAAAACTGATGCGTATTTGTTTAATTGCGGGATTGTCCGATAATGAGAAAAGAAACAAAGAAGTACTCAATATTCAAATGTCGTCCAACAGTATTCATCCAACACTTTTTACGGTTCACAATCTAAATGGAATGCTGTCTTCAATGATAAAGTTACGATACCACGATTTAGAAATAAATTGGGAAGATAACATTACAAAAAGTAAAGTCGTTAATGCGGAGATTTTCAGAGGCTTTGATATGCTGATGAAAGGCGACACATTACACGAATGGCTAAAAGTAAGTACAACAGCTTCAATAAAAGCAGGACAGATACCATTATTAAACTTAAATATAGGTAATTACGATGGGGATATTAGTGCTTATTTAGATATGAATAGCAAAAATGTAACCAACACTCAAATTCTTATTGCAGGTTCAACAGGTTCTGGAAAATCAAACCTTTTAGCCGTTTTAATGAACGAAATGCGTTCCTTATCAGTTGAAAGTA